The proteins below are encoded in one region of Buteo buteo chromosome 22, bButBut1.hap1.1, whole genome shotgun sequence:
- the PRRG3 gene encoding transmembrane gamma-carboxyglutamic acid protein 3: MEFWKGYTNSVYSVKDPGHSTERSDAMYVVVPLLGVALLIVIALFIIWRCQLQKATRHRPSYAQNRYLASRTGRSLPRVMVYRERSQSQGETQYQREASNRVAGDVRAGGTPQQDGTLYPPEHSVSVLSRLSSATPPPSYEEVTGHPESSSGEETSVSYNDPPPKYEEIVANAPATGK, from the coding sequence ATGGAGTTTTGGAAGGGCTATACCAACTCTGTCTACTCTGTCAAGGACCCTGGGCACAGCACGGAGCGCTCAGACGCAATGTACGTGGTGGTGCCCCTCTTGGGAGTGGCTCTTCTGATAGTCATCGCCCTCTTCATCATCTGGAGGTGCCAGCTTCAAAAGGCCACCCGCCACCGCCCTTCCTATGCCCAGAACCGTTACCTGGCCAGCCGAACGGGACGCAGCCTTCCCAGGGTCATGGTGTACCGGGAGCGGTCGCAAAGCCAAGGGGAAACCCAGTATCAGCGAGAAGCAAGCAACCGGGTGGCTGGAGATGTCAGAGCTGGGGGCACCCCCCAGCAAGATGGCACCCTCTACCCGCCGGAGCATTCGGTCTCTGTCCTCTCCAGACTGTCCAGTGCCACCCCTCCGCCTTCCTATGAGGAGGTGACGGGCCACCCGGAGAGCAGCAGTGGCGAAGAGACTAGTGTCTCCTATAATGACCCGCCACCCAAGTATGAAGAGATTGTGGCCAATGCCCCTGCTACAGGCAAATAG